One segment of Panicum virgatum strain AP13 chromosome 1K, P.virgatum_v5, whole genome shotgun sequence DNA contains the following:
- the LOC120642409 gene encoding blue copper protein-like has protein sequence MASLASRLPLAVLLLVACSFSTVAASTYTVGDGSGWTTGVDYTSWAASKSFKVGDSLVFNYAKGLHTVVEVSAAESMACTAASPLGSDSSGATTVPLKTPGTHYFVCSITGHCAAGMKLAVTVGGSSSPATPTPTPTTPRTSPTPTTPYTTPATPTTTPYTTPTTTTPTTTPTCAGGGGTTTTTPGTTPFMAYPGAAGPGPAALAGFGLVWFVIVQLALL, from the exons ATGGCTTCCTTGGCGTCTCGCTTGCCTCTGGCAGTGCTGCTGCTCGTGGCCTGCTCCTTCTCCACGGTTGCCGCCAGCACCTACACcgtcggcgacggctccggctgGACCACCGGCGTCGACTACACCTCGTGGGCCGCCTCCAAAAGCTTCAAGGTCGGCGACAGTCTCG TGTTCAACTATGCGAAAGGTCTGcacacggtggtggaggtgaGCGCGGCGGAGTCCATGGCGTGCACGGCGGCCAGCCCGCTTGGCTCCGACAGCAGCGGCGCGACCACGGTGCCCCTCAAGACGCCCGGCACCCACTACTTCGTCTGCAGCATCACGGGCCACTGCGCCGCCGGGATGAAGCTCGCCGTGACCGTcggcggctcctcctcccccgccacgccgacgccgacgccgacgacccCAAGGACGTCCCCAACCCCCACCACGCCCTACacgacgccggcgaccccgACCACCACGCCCTACACGACGCCGACCAccacgacgccgacgacgaccCCGACGTGCGCCGGAGGTGGAGGCACCACGACAACAACCCCGGGCACGACGCCGTTCATGGCGTACCCCGGCGCGGCCGGCCCCGGGCCGGCGGCGTTGGCCGGATTTGGCCTGGTTTGGTTCGTGATCGTCCAGCTAGCGCTGCTTTAG